AACAGAAGCTCCTCAGACCTAAACTGCAGCACAACTTTTGGATATTCTCTGGAATTCAGAGATAAAATCCATCtatatgttatatattaatattaatgttcacCACCAGAACCAAGACTAAACACAAGTGTAAATACTTTGCATTTTGTGAGGgagagtgaatgaatgaacgaacgaacgaacgaacagacgaacgaatgaatgaatgaatgaatgaatgaatgaatgaatgaatgttcccATTGAATCCTACCTTGTCCTCCTGGCTGCGGAAATAGTACAGGGTTTTTCCGATCAGAGCGCACCAGACGGGTTTGGCGTAACCGTGTTTCACCTGctccacacacaccagaacacacagagACGATCACACAGGAACTACATGGTGATGAGTAAACCAGTGAAATCCAGTCTCGCTGTTTAATTCCTGCAGAGCGATGTGTGTGTCGTCAGGTGACGCTGCTGAACTCTCACACCTTGATGAGGTGTCCCTTCATGCCAGGGCGAACGTCGGGCTGTGTGAACAGAGGACTGGCAGCTTTCACCCTGAGGACGCTCTGCAGCACCCGGAGCCACTCCTCCAGCAGGTTAGGAGAGTCCGCCTTCAGGTAGTAGCCACGCCTCCCGGTCACTACCTGCACAGGTCAGCAGAAACAGGTCCGCCGTCTGAGTCCATTTGAACAGACGTGTCTTTGATAAGTCAGGCTGATTACCTGCAGAACCTGCTTTCCTTCCCCGCgggtgatgctgctgctggcaGTGACCTCGATCTGACCCTGAGGCTTCCTGATCACATCGCTCTGTTGCCAAGCAACAAAAATACATCAGTaccatactttaaaaaaaacaacaataatgagaCGTTAGCTAGCTGCACGTGAACGATTAATGcgtttatgaatgtattttatagATGATTAACTGTACAAGATTCTAAATAAACAatgttatttaaataataaataacattagAACTAAAAATGTGACATAAAACCCACGGGTGATTTATAGTAGAGCAGCTCTCCGTCTCTGAGGACAAACCAATGTCTCTTCCAAGTTTTCTTCCACGTCTTGACCATTTTTAACAGGTAGCCTGATTTCTCCATCGGTTCCTAGATGATACGACATTCTTCAGTGTCATGTAGCAAACAGGGACTAAAGAACACACTGTGTGCAGGGATCCCTCTTAACACTCAGAGTTTATGAAACTTGGTGAAACAGAAACCATTGCAATAGTCTCTTCTACAaaaatatactatatatatacagtatatatatacagtatatatatacatatatatatatatatatatatatatatatatatatatatatatatatatatatatatatatatatatatatatatatatatatatatatatatatatatatataactgaCTTTCATGTGTTTCAGAAAACTTGCAGAAAAATACACGTAGTGCTccgaaatggaaaaaaaatcttgtttcacAAACTTTAATAAAAACCCTTCATAAAAACTTTaccattgcaaaaaaaaaaaaaactttataagTCAAAGACATTTCTGAaccaattattttgttttcttgaaaaaatgttttttcaaactTGGTGTTTTCCTACCAAGCTCCTGAAACACTTGATAACATCCAGTCTGCGTAGTGACTAACGCGTCCTGACCACAGCTTCACACTGACTCacactttttccattttcactgGCAGCAGAGCCGCTTTGGAGGGATTTCTGCTCCAGCTCAGACGACTCTGTGTCGGTGCAGTAGGCGTCAGGAGGGATGGCGTAGTCGCTCTCTGATGTCATCGACGACAAGGACACCGCTGGGGGAGAATGAACACAAGAGtttactaacacacacacaggttttaaATCTTAAACCTGTGTGTCGTACCTCTTTTGATCGAGTGGGGGCTGCCGGGGGTGCTGTCCTTGCGGGACAGGGAGGAGGTCTGGGAGCTGCAGACGgaaccttcctcctctcctgaaCTGGACGACTCCTCGGAGCTCAGCGGTTCATCCGCAAACGGACTGCTGCTCAGCAGCGTGGCTTTCTGCTGGGGGGCGCAGAAtgagtgcaaacacacacacacacacacacacacacacacacacacacacacacacacacacacacacacacacacacacacacacacacaccatgataACTTACCCCCTTCAGAGCAGTGTATACTGGCATAGTCATGTTTTTGTAGATGAGAGACGTGTACATCACGAAGGCAGCGTAGGAGGACTGGAGCGATGGGTCTGGAacacgaatgaatgaatgaatgaatgaatgaatgaatgaatgaatgaatgaatgaatgaatgaatgaatgaatgaatgaatgaatgaacacaccgGCTGACCGTCAGCGCGGCTCAGACTGAGTGATGATCATCAGACTTACCTTTGCTATCAGGATCTGTGCAGGACGTCTCTGACAGTCTGATTCCTGATTTAGCCACAGCGTAGATACGACTCTCCTGTAAAAAGAATACCATTATTATAATGGataacagacacagacacacacacacacacacacacacagacacacacacacacacacacacacacagacacacacacacacacacacacacacacacacacacacacagatggtcgCAAAGAGCTTTACTGggaccacattttattttaccagaATGGAAATGTGTAATGTATTGAACGTTTACATTATTTTGATCACAGATTGTTGTTAAGTTGTCAAAATGACAACAATCATTTTATTGTGcttatatatttgtttatataatatattttattgtagttatacagtatatataattacagtagtacctggagatacgagtttaattttGTCTGGGTTTGAGCTCATAGATCAAACAAATtatccccatttaaaataactaaaatcaatcaatcaaccaatcaataaaaggagcatctgattataagacgCCTCTTCAATGAGTGGACTATTGTTAAAATCCttttcatacagtatataaggtTTACTGTCGGTTTCTGAGAAAATGAAGGGCTTTCAGGTTGGCCTGAGTGCAGAGAATCCTCGGTGTTCTTTCATCTTACCCAGGAGGGCAGCCTGTGTAGAGGGGGTGTAGGGGGGGCCGAGGTGTCCTGGTCTTGCCTCTCCTGGTTCACCTCTGCATCGGATTCGGACGGAGCAGATGGAGTCTGAAAGGTGGGCGGGGTCAGCGAGGCGGGGAGGGCTTGAGGAGGGGCGTCTCTGCTCATCTCCAGTCCGACCTCCTGCCCCCGGTCCAGGTCGGTCTCCTGTGGCTGGAGGGGGCACAGCATGCTGAGAGTGTTTGTCTGCTGGTAGGCGACCTCGCTGCTGGTCGGGGGCTGGCTCAGGTGTTTTTTGGACACGTTTAATCCAAACCCTGCTGGAGTCTGCAGGCGGGGCTGTTTGGGCAGGGCGGGGTTATCCCTCAAATCCTGAGGAGGGGTGGGTCTCTTCGGGATGAGAGCTGGAGTCAGGATGGGGCTGGGGGTGTTCGGTTCGCTTGAAGAAGACGAGGAGTCCAGTCTCTGTGACTGGAAATGTTTGTTGAGCTCATCAGAGGTGCAGCCCCCCAGCCTGGCCCTGTGCACCCCCTCCGATTCATGCCTGTACCCTAACAGTGTCCgagctgctgccccctgctggtcaagGCCAGAACGCTCAGCACACTGCAGGTCCTCCTCGAACACGGAGCTGCTGTCATCTGAAGCGGTCAGACGGCTCTCACCACCTGGGGGGCTGACCTCCAGTCCTCCCCTCCCCACCGGTGCAGAGCTGGGGAGCGCTGGGGGGGCTCCGTGAGACTCATGTCCGTGTGTGTTATCACCCCGGCTTTCAGGCGCGCCGCCATCCTCCAGGATCTGTTCCGGCGTCCGGACTTCAGCGTCTGTCCCAGAGGGGGCCAACCCCTTACCGCTGCTCTCTGTGGGAgcaaacaggaaaatattaacCCAGTAAGGAGTTAATGATGGCGATGAGGTGGGGGCCGTGAAGCCCAATCAATAATAAGCTCCATAATCAATAAGAAAAGGTACATCTGTGCTTGTATTGATTCATTCCGTGTCTGTCGTCACCCACAGGTACGTTGACTTTTACTGCTTACCATTTCTGTTTGCGCCCCCAGACTCCCCCTCGGTGCTCAGGGTCTTCAGGGAGGGTGCTGGTCCAGAACGGACCTGGGGGTTCTTCCCCCTCACCTGGAAACAGCCAAATGTCAGGCTGCTGAGACGCTGGGCCTCGCCTGGTCGGGACAGGAGCCCCCGTCCATCACCGCGCTTCTGCTCCAACGCTGCAACACAATCAGGTCGGAACagatttattatcattattgttcttattattgttcttcttattattattattattattattattattattattattattatatgtttttattattctttatatattttatgatatttatttatttatctgaatAGATTacgtctaaaaataaataagttaaaggtgtgctttgaccaaaactacatttcccacaatgcagtaattaaaaccattttaaaacaaaacgtagtgaacaaagttaacgtcctaacttgtttctgatgttatttttctttattgattgatagtttgatccttgattgatggaaacaaacagacatgttttttctgtctaactgtaaagtttggaactagaataagttataaattaattaaaacatttaaatttcccagtttgggatcaatgaAGTACAtcttagagttatttaacattagcagttacatttattttacattacattgacttacatttattagttacatacAGTCCTTtcaggacagccatgatgctgctGTGGCCCTCGGTGACAATGACTTTAACACCCCTGTTACAGAGCTGTTGTTCTAACTACTACACAAACGTAGAGACAAGGAGAACATCTCTGGTGAACAAACGTCACTCACACTGGACTTTTTTCTGCAGCTCCCCGATCCGAGCCTCCTGttgcttgtttgtctgtctcaAGTCTGCATTCTCCTGCTCAAACTGAAGAACCAACATGTTTTAACATGGACATTAATAAGAAAGATATACATCTAACCTCAGTTTAATCACCTCTGATAACTTTAGCATCACCCATTCCTTGATCTTAGCTGCCTTCTCCTCGACCGTTTTAGCGTCCTGAAGTCGAGTCTGTTTCTGGAGACAGAGGACAGGATGGTTTAAAGCTGAGATAGATTCACAAGGAGTTCAGGAACGCGACACAAAAACCTCTGATTATTAATGTTATAGAGATAAACTTTTAACATTTGCGCTTGTAACTTAAATATAATTCAACAACTCCACTTAGTGGCTTCCACAGGGGACAAAAAGCGAGTTACttctcagaaaagaaaagagatgaagaccCTTGTTTGTTTCACCTgatcctccagctgctgctccagttgAGCGATGATGGTgtttttctcctgcagctgctggcaCTGCTGAAACAAACGCACCTCTGAGTCTCCACAGGTATTCTCAGGAGccttcagcttctcctccatccacTGCACCTGGAAACCAAACGGGGTCTCAACACATGACGCTGAACACCCACAGAAACCTCTGTTCAACACGTTACCTGCTGCTGGGCGGTGAAGGCCAGCTTCTCTGCATCAGACACCTGCCGCTCCAGTTGTTGGATCTAGTAGAGGAAGAgcattccattttcatttttcatacaatttcatttcaaattcattgtTATTGGTCTCTCACGAGTccaagaaatatttaaaaagattatatttataattgtgcactgacctttttctttttttttatgtcataaCTGTGTACATTTTTGTGATTCACATTTCTCCAGTTCTACTTTTAACTCCCAGCTTTCGTATtattgatagatttttttttttttttgggaataAGATTATATTAACTTTTCATAGAAAGTGTTaacaaactaaaatgaaaatactattaaaaaatgatgatgaaaataacAGGTTGATTAGCAAATTTGAATTCACATTTACAAAACTGGGTAGCACATCAGAGGGATTTTAATAAAGTAATTTCTAACTCAATCCTAAACCCTATTATTATGTTGGAAAGGAAGGTGTTTAGTTGATTCAAATTTAACTTAATCTTAGAAATAGCTTATTCACATGGAAGAATGTTCAGCATAATAAAGTTAATGCATCATATTTTCACCCAGAAGAAAGAATGATGATAAGGTCAGTATACAGCGACTTTAAACCAATGTTAATGGTAAAATGTAATATTGTAATGTAGGGAGAggaataaattgtaaataacCAAAAACTGTCATTTTAAACCTCAGAGCAGAATAAATATGTTAAAGGAATATTCTTTtaacatttccatcaaggtGTGATCTGTCCTTAGAAATACTATACCATGTCtagttgtttttcttcccttttcaaCAGCTGTACAAAGCTCAAAACGACGCATCGTGGCGGCCACAGGATCAAACCTCAGGGGCCAATATATTCAGCTGTATATTCAATCCGATGCTCCTCGTGTTGTAGAGGTTCCATAAACAGAGTGTTAGAAATATTCAGGGCCAGGTTCAATACATTCAGAGCTGAGGGAGGGGCTGGATTTGTGTAAGTGTAATAATAGgtcattaaagggacagtaaagtcaattttaagtgacatatatacGTAATTcataattatgaaaaatagaagacaaaataaattttatgtgtgtagcatcatccgtttggtcaaaaaagcttaaaatcttgttattaattccacagtgaatttatttgaaagtcgcgtctttttgctgctctgttgaCACAGCCGTTCACCTCGGAGGTGACCCTGGTACTTTTGGTGTTAgtcgcgtctagaattgcattgtttcttatggctgctgagctgtttggccccagtgacgtatgacgcccacctgaccactgaatgcggaagctgctgctgaccaaacggatgatgctacacatacaaaatttattttttattttatttttcataatgatgaatagcatacatgtcacttaaaattaactttactgtccctttaacaaAAACAGAGATAAGATCATTTTAAATTACTATGTTGGGACTTTTATATCctgcaacaaaataaagaaaaccttTGCTATAGTTACAGTTCCCTTCCCcattttaaccccccccccacctcctttcTGTTATTTCTGTCATTGATGAATCTGGGAGTCACGTTTGATCAGGATATGTCCTATAACTTTCATATAAAACAAATCTAAAGGAGTCTCTTCAAATCAttctcaacaaaaacaaaaaaaaagcagaaaattgtACATTGTAAATTCCAGACTATTGTAACTCTTTATTATCAGGCATTCCAAATAAGTCCCTACAGACCCTCCAGCTGGTCCAGAATGTTTCTGCACATGTGACCAGAACTAGTGTAACAGATCACATCTCCCCTTTTCTGGCCTCGCTGCACTGGATCCTGGTAAATTCCAGaatacaatttaaaatcttTGTCCTCACGTACAAAACCATTAAAATCTTAATGGTCAGACACCAACGTACCTTCAAGATCTCGTAGTACTCTGTTACTCAtctagaacacacactctagGATTACTTACGGTCCATCAGAGCAGACTTAAGATCATTTAGATAAAGCTGATAATTAAGGTTAGACTCAGAATGCTGGgggacttcccatgatgcactgagctcctctctcctactcctctccttctctacACATTAATGCCTCATTGGTTAATGAGTTCTTATCATCCTCCAGTTACCATGGATTCAATCAACTGCTGGGAAAAAGATTGAGccgctgacatcatcatcatcatcattatcatcatcattaccattaTTACATATAATAAAAACTCTAAGCTATCTATTATCATTGTTGTTACCATTATCTATTATCAtttctcgctctttctctcatgccccccccccacaccaacTGGTCCAAGTACCTCTGCTTAAAGTTTATTCCAATAACTCGCAAGTTTTTGTCTCCACTGTGACAGCCCTTCGATGATCATGACCAGGGAACCAGGGGCATTTGTAATATCTAATAGTATAAAATCCTGCTGAATATAACACCCTTAAACAGCGACATAACACTGATGAGGTGCTACATTAAGTTGTATAAAGGTACAACAGACTCACTGTGTTTAGACCAGAGCAGAGCATGTGGAACCGGGTAGCGGGGTGCTAAAAGTACTGCAAACCTCATAGGATACACAGCCTGGATACACAAACAGgaatagacacacaaacactaaacaTACATATGAGCACACGGGTGAAAAAAATCTTCAGGAATGGAGGAGTGAGATGCCTTTCAGAGTTACATTCCTCTGAACTTCTTCAGCTCAAGGTGGTTAAAGCAGCAGAGAAGCCAGAGTCTCCACAGGAAATTACCAATCCGAACTCACTTAGTGaaggaaaatatgaagaaatgtTGATGGGAAACTCTGAAGCACTGCTAGTGGAAACTGTCATCAGTTACTGTGTGAAAAACCTTTACAAGATGTTCATGATCAGGAAATAATAAACAATTGGTTCTGGTTTTAACAGCTTCACTTCTTTCAGCAGTACACGACTCATACAACGTGAAGAAGTAAgacctttaattcatatttgcAGGCATTCtaaaataagaatttaaaattctccaaagacaaaataataaaactatgAGTTCCACAAAAACCATTCCCATTCCATGAACTTCTTCAAGGAATGGGAACCTTATTCCCTACTCCAGTAAAGAGCATGGACCCGGGATACAGTATGAGCTGCCAACAGAGGCATAACTCACCTGAAGGCCTTCAGCTTAGCCGTAAGACAGAAAGCTCACATCAGGCCtgtaagatgtgtgtgtgtgtgtgtgtgtgtgtgtgtgtgtgtgtgtgtgtgtgtgtgtgtgtgtgtgtgtgtgtgtgtgtgtgtgtgtgtgtgtgtgtgtgtgtgtgtgtgtgtgtgtgtgtgtgtgtgttacatgggcctgtacacaacatatatgcatgtgtgactTACTAACACTAGAGAGTGCTATTAATTTCCCCTAGGGATCAtagtgtaaaattaaaattaaattaaattaaaactaaattaaattaaaattaaattaaattaaattgttgtagtagaaattattaatattattaatactatcctatatatatatatatgcatacacacacacacacacacacacacacatatatatatatatatatatttataagaatagtattgataatattaataaattctactacaataaaactaattttatttttttatttaattttaaaaatgtaatttaaaaaaattatagatAATATATAACACATGTGTAATGTTGCTGTGACTGCTCTGTGATGCATTTGTGTCTGGTTCTCTCTCATTCTTGTCCTGCCTACATGTTCTCTCTCcaagagagatagatagatgatacacacacacacgcacgcacgcacgcacgcacacacgcacgcacgcacacacacacacacacacacacacacaaacacacacttgtgtagCTGTGTTCCAGTGTTGTTCTTCCTCTGCTCACCACCAAAGAGGCGGATTCATCTCAGTCCAAAAGCAGACACACCCCACCAGGGTGTGTCTGCTTTTGGACCACAGGAGAAGTGAGGCCTTCATGCAGTCAAAGAATCTGGTTCTACAAACAAGACTTTTAAGGCAGAATGTTCCTGACTGCCTGCTGGTATATCTGTATAGGACACGTTTTTATACTCAtgagaaagtaaaataaactagAGAATTGTCTTCTAATCAATTCt
This is a stretch of genomic DNA from Antennarius striatus isolate MH-2024 chromosome 11, ASM4005453v1, whole genome shotgun sequence. It encodes these proteins:
- the plekhh2 gene encoding pleckstrin homology domain-containing family H member 2 isoform X1 codes for the protein MAEGEEAMSQEDWKEKCLVLEALLMKFRVQIIKIRELTAEKIQQLERQVSDAEKLAFTAQQQVQWMEEKLKAPENTCGDSEVRLFQQCQQLQEKNTIIAQLEQQLEDQKQTRLQDAKTVEEKAAKIKEWVMLKLSEFEQENADLRQTNKQQEARIGELQKKVQSLEQKRGDGRGLLSRPGEAQRLSSLTFGCFQVRGKNPQVRSGPAPSLKTLSTEGESGGANRNESSGKGLAPSGTDAEVRTPEQILEDGGAPESRGDNTHGHESHGAPPALPSSAPVGRGGLEVSPPGGESRLTASDDSSSVFEEDLQCAERSGLDQQGAAARTLLGYRHESEGVHRARLGGCTSDELNKHFQSQRLDSSSSSSEPNTPSPILTPALIPKRPTPPQDLRDNPALPKQPRLQTPAGFGLNVSKKHLSQPPTSSEVAYQQTNTLSMLCPLQPQETDLDRGQEVGLEMSRDAPPQALPASLTPPTFQTPSAPSESDAEVNQERQDQDTSAPPTPPLHRLPSWESRIYAVAKSGIRLSETSCTDPDSKDPSLQSSYAAFVMYTSLIYKNMTMPVYTALKGKATLLSSSPFADEPLSSEESSSSGEEEGSVCSSQTSSLSRKDSTPGSPHSIKRAVSLSSMTSESDYAIPPDAYCTDTESSELEQKSLQSGSAASENGKSEPMEKSGYLLKMVKTWKKTWKRHWFVLRDGELLYYKSPSDVIRKPQGQIEVTASSSITRGEGKQVLQVVTGRRGYYLKADSPNLLEEWLRVLQSVLRVKAASPLFTQPDVRPGMKGHLIKVKHGYAKPVWCALIGKTLYYFRSQEDKFPLGQIKMWEARVEEMDRSECSDESLKACGWGLHPASFTIAVHPQEKEPTYLLIESRLEKESWVYHLSMAAGTPTDKIGTDFEQLVGKLFQMDGDPSCQGWKHPLLCFSKEALLSPLTSLPSQALQTEAVKLFKTGQLFINVLIDAPAIDYHVSLAQSALQVCLTHPELQNEFFCQLIKQTRRRQQHSHPGPLQGWQFLALCVGLFLPQHPFLWLLQVHLNRHGDSRTEVGKYAIYCQRSMERSQQKGGRQARPSRMEILSILLRNPYHHSLPFSVPVHFLNNTYQVVSFDASTTVDEFQARLNQDTGVRKIGLSGFSLYSDDPTGWELEHCLQGNVKICDIISKWEQASKEQHTGKSENTKTIRLTYKNRLYFSLQVRGESERERLLLAYQTNETIVGGHFPVNKELAVEMAALLAQVEFGDFERSFSAPGSAQTKSHQTLKQVLDRFYPKHYRRTTTEEQLRLLLQRLSARWASLRGRSSSDCVRIYLTVARKWPFFGAKLFEAECVTPSPEAGVRVWLAVHEHGISVLEYNSVKPLVSYSYKNLTLFGGCRQDLMLAVGGQNAGTNASKDTSTEKHLFAMNTFKIREVTLLISSYMNSAHQQKAAAHHLSAPALMVAMPVSLKNKDLGGKSPRALGRPSNAPTLL
- the plekhh2 gene encoding pleckstrin homology domain-containing family H member 2 isoform X2 — its product is MEEKLKAPENTCGDSEVRLFQQCQQLQEKNTIIAQLEQQLEDQKQTRLQDAKTVEEKAAKIKEWVMLKLSEFEQENADLRQTNKQQEARIGELQKKVQSLEQKRGDGRGLLSRPGEAQRLSSLTFGCFQVRGKNPQVRSGPAPSLKTLSTEGESGGANRNESSGKGLAPSGTDAEVRTPEQILEDGGAPESRGDNTHGHESHGAPPALPSSAPVGRGGLEVSPPGGESRLTASDDSSSVFEEDLQCAERSGLDQQGAAARTLLGYRHESEGVHRARLGGCTSDELNKHFQSQRLDSSSSSSEPNTPSPILTPALIPKRPTPPQDLRDNPALPKQPRLQTPAGFGLNVSKKHLSQPPTSSEVAYQQTNTLSMLCPLQPQETDLDRGQEVGLEMSRDAPPQALPASLTPPTFQTPSAPSESDAEVNQERQDQDTSAPPTPPLHRLPSWESRIYAVAKSGIRLSETSCTDPDSKDPSLQSSYAAFVMYTSLIYKNMTMPVYTALKGKATLLSSSPFADEPLSSEESSSSGEEEGSVCSSQTSSLSRKDSTPGSPHSIKRAVSLSSMTSESDYAIPPDAYCTDTESSELEQKSLQSGSAASENGKSEPMEKSGYLLKMVKTWKKTWKRHWFVLRDGELLYYKSPSDVIRKPQGQIEVTASSSITRGEGKQVLQVVTGRRGYYLKADSPNLLEEWLRVLQSVLRVKAASPLFTQPDVRPGMKGHLIKVKHGYAKPVWCALIGKTLYYFRSQEDKFPLGQIKMWEARVEEMDRSECSDESLKACGWGLHPASFTIAVHPQEKEPTYLLIESRLEKESWVYHLSMAAGTPTDKIGTDFEQLVGKLFQMDGDPSCQGWKHPLLCFSKEALLSPLTSLPSQALQTEAVKLFKTGQLFINVLIDAPAIDYHVSLAQSALQVCLTHPELQNEFFCQLIKQTRRRQQHSHPGPLQGWQFLALCVGLFLPQHPFLWLLQVHLNRHGDSRTEVGKYAIYCQRSMERSQQKGGRQARPSRMEILSILLRNPYHHSLPFSVPVHFLNNTYQVVSFDASTTVDEFQARLNQDTGVRKIGLSGFSLYSDDPTGWELEHCLQGNVKICDIISKWEQASKEQHTGKSENTKTIRLTYKNRLYFSLQVRGESERERLLLAYQTNETIVGGHFPVNKELAVEMAALLAQVEFGDFERSFSAPGSAQTKSHQTLKQVLDRFYPKHYRRTTTEEQLRLLLQRLSARWASLRGRSSSDCVRIYLTVARKWPFFGAKLFEAECVTPSPEAGVRVWLAVHEHGISVLEYNSVKPLVSYSYKNLTLFGGCRQDLMLAVGGQNAGTNASKDTSTEKHLFAMNTFKIREVTLLISSYMNSAHQQKAAAHHLSAPALMVAMPVSLKNKDLGGKSPRALGRPSNAPTLL